One Sphingomonas sp. IW22 genomic window carries:
- a CDS encoding tyrosine-type recombinase/integrase yields the protein MPELAWTATQMRAETRIVINAELIAAYQAASSPHSIRALKSDLEAFDFWCRRMKRIALPATPEIVADYLDARAAKGAKPASLGRYKASIAKIHQLLDLKDPTQADLVKLRLRAIRREKGTAQAQARPLRFKGPVRDVERDSPRGLNVRALLEACADDVPGLRDRALLSVAYDTGLRASELVAIKVDDILEALDPEARLLAIARSKGDQEGEGATAYLSPRSVRAIAAWKEAAGIDAGPLFRRVQVRRYKARAAVKGRSIDSISGRETWDLRKTLSKPAVKARIEYDIGASALHPGSIGPIWRAIIQRAFDCGALGDLTADDLSRLLKGISAHSTRVGLNQDLFVAGEDLAGIMDALRWKSPRMPLAYNRNLAAEAGAVGRLARKLE from the coding sequence ATGCCCGAGCTTGCCTGGACTGCTACCCAGATGCGGGCCGAGACCCGTATCGTCATCAACGCTGAACTGATCGCGGCCTATCAGGCCGCCAGCTCGCCGCACTCGATCCGCGCGCTCAAATCCGATCTTGAGGCATTCGACTTCTGGTGCCGACGCATGAAGAGGATTGCGCTACCGGCGACGCCGGAGATCGTCGCCGACTACCTCGATGCGCGGGCAGCGAAGGGGGCTAAGCCGGCCTCGCTCGGGCGCTACAAAGCATCGATCGCCAAAATCCATCAGCTGCTCGACCTCAAGGATCCCACCCAGGCTGATCTTGTGAAGTTGCGGCTGCGCGCGATCCGGCGCGAGAAGGGCACCGCGCAGGCTCAGGCGCGTCCGTTGCGCTTCAAGGGGCCGGTGCGAGACGTGGAGCGCGACAGTCCGCGCGGGCTGAATGTGCGGGCATTGCTGGAAGCTTGCGCGGACGATGTGCCGGGCCTGCGGGATCGAGCGCTGTTGTCGGTGGCCTATGACACGGGGCTGCGCGCATCCGAGCTTGTAGCGATCAAGGTGGATGACATCCTCGAGGCGCTTGATCCAGAGGCGCGCCTTCTTGCCATCGCGCGCAGCAAGGGAGATCAGGAAGGCGAGGGGGCCACAGCTTATCTGTCACCACGTTCAGTGCGGGCAATCGCAGCATGGAAAGAGGCGGCAGGGATCGACGCGGGGCCATTGTTCAGGCGGGTGCAGGTCAGGCGCTACAAGGCGCGGGCAGCCGTAAAGGGCCGTTCGATCGACAGCATCTCGGGCCGGGAGACCTGGGATTTGCGCAAAACGCTTTCAAAGCCCGCGGTCAAGGCGCGGATCGAATATGACATCGGTGCCTCGGCGCTCCATCCGGGATCGATCGGACCGATCTGGCGGGCAATAATCCAGCGCGCATTCGACTGCGGCGCATTGGGAGACCTGACCGCTGATGATCTGTCGCGGCTTCTAAAAGGGATCAGCGCGCATTCGACGCGTGTGGGCCTCAATCAAGACCTGTTCGTTGCGGGCGAAGATCTGGCTGGGATCATGGATGCGCTGCGCTGGAAAAGTCCGCGCATGCCGCTCGCCTATAATCGCAACCTGGCTGCTGAAGCTGGAGCGGTTGGTCGTCTTGCGCGCAAGCTGGAATGA